The sequence CAATTTTTACTACATAGAAGAAAGCGGCGCGGTGCTGGACAGTCAAAAGCAGCCCACCCCCTATCGCCTGGGCAGCGGCTTTGGCGATCTTTATAAAGGCGACGAATATGTGGGCAACATTTACTTAAACGGCGCAGTTGGCAAGAACGAAGCCGGAGCGGTCACCACCTTCGGTGCGCCGCTAAAGGCACCCAAGCGTTGCTATGTATTTATGCTGCGCAGCAATGACCGGGGCAAAACCTGGAGCGACCCGGTGGATATTACCAATATGGTACTCCATGAAACGGATGGCACCTTCCTGGGCGTAGCACCCGGTGCGGGCATTACCACCACAGACGGGCGGATCATTATGCCCTTGTATGTGGACCGCAAAAGCACCGTCTCCATTTACAGTGTTGACAACGGTGACACCTGGCACCGCATGACCTCCCAGCCCTATGCGGAGAATACGGACGAGTGGCAAATGGTGGAAGCGCCGGACGGCAGTATTGTGGGCTTCGGACGGCAAAAGCGCTTCGGAAAGACCCCTATGTCCATTTCTGCCAACAAGGGAAAAAGCTGGAGCAAATGCGGCAAAACCGGGCTGTACGCCCCCAAGTGCCAAAAAAGCGTGATCGCTGTCGGAGACACCGTCTTTTGCAGCCATCCCTCCGGGCACACCCGTGAAAACGGTATGCTCTCCGTAGGCAAACTGCGGCGCAAAAAAGGCGGCTACACCCATGTGGACTGGGTGCGCCATGTGCCTATCAACCAGGGCTTTTTTGCCTACTCCTGCCTGGCGCAAATAGACGCGCACACCCTGGGCGTACTCTACGAGGACCGACCCTCCAGCCATATTCAGTTTCAAACCTTTGAACTGGCGGAACTGACGGGTTAACTGCATAAGCATAAAACAAGCTGTACGACGCTTTGCCGTACAGCTCTATTTTTTATTCTTCAATTTTAATCACAAATTTAATCACAAAACGGTCTGTTTTACGCAGACTTAAAGGTTAGTTTCAATTTATCGGCGATCATGGCGATAAACTCGCTGTTGGTGGGCTTGCCCCGCTGGGATTGAATGGTATAGCCGAAATAAGATGACAGTACATCCACATCGCCCCGATCCCAGGCCACCTCAATGGCGTGGCGGATTGCCCGCTCCACCCGAGAGGCAGTGGTGCCGTGCATCTTGGCTACCGTAGGATACAGCAGCTTTGTCACGCTGCTCATCATCTCCGGGTCCTCCACGGACAGCTTGATGGCCGAGCGCAGGTACTGATAGCCCTTAATGTGGGCAGGTACGCCGATCTGGCGCATAATGTCCGAAATAATCAAATCCAAATCCGCACCCTGCACATCGGCGGAACGGGGGTTCTTGCTCTTCGCCTTCCACTGGGACAGTCGACTGATTCGATGCGCCACCGACTGGGGCCGTACCGGCTTGATGAGCATGTAGTCCGCACCTGCTCGAATCATCTGCTCCTCAAACTCCGGCGTGTCCATAGAGGACAACAGCAGCACCAGCGGCTTCTCTGCCATGGGCTCCATGTGTTCCAGCACTTCCATGGCGTCTGCGCCGCTCATAAACACATCCATCACCACCACATCAAAGTGCTGCGTGTCCAGCAGCGAGATCACCCGGTTGCCGTCCTTTTGGGTCAGCACGCAGTCAAACCCGCCGGCTTTCAATTCTTTTTGGCAGGCCTTGCCAAAAGCCGCCGAATCGTCTGCAATCAATACTCTTATCATTTCTTTCATAGTGAAACCTCCTTCTTGTTTCTGTCATATCTTACCATTTTCGGAGGCGTTTTGCAATACTTTTTCACTACTTTTTGTGATATTTTTTCACCTTGTGCCTTTCGCGACAGCATCCGACGCAGCTAACATACTTTCTGCAAAAATTGCATACCCACGCCGGGGGCTATCCACGATCACATGGGTCAGGGCACCTACCAGCCGCCCGTTTTGCAGAATTGGAGAACCGCTCATGCCCTGCACAATGCCGCCTGTCTTGGCCAGCAGCGCCGGGTCCGTTACCCGCACAATCATATTCTTTTCGCCGCTGCCGCCCCGGTAGCTGATATGAATGATCTTTGCCTTATACAATCGGGGTGTGTTGTCGCCGTCCACGGTGGTAAGCACCTGGCAGTCTCCGTTCTCTACCTGCTGCGCAGTCGCTACCGGATAGGTTCGCATGCCTTTCAAAGAGCAGCTGTATCGACCGAACACGCCGGCGTTGTCATTTTCTGTCAGTGCGCCCAATGGCTGCTGCAAAAAATCACAGCAAATGGAACCGGTGCTGCCCGCCTTGCTTTTATAAATTTTGGTGACTTTGGCTGCAACCGCCTCGCCCCGTAAAATAGGCATAATCTCACCGGTGTCCACATCGGTAATGGGATGACCCAGCGCCGCCATTACACCGGTCTGCGGGTCATAGTAAGTCACCGTACCGATTCCGGCAGTGGAGTCACGCACCCATACCCCTGCCTTCCAGCACCCGTCCGCTTTGGAATACACCGGAGTTAACGAAAACGTCTTATATTTTCCGTCCCGCTTCACCTGCACGGATACGGCACCGCCGGAGCGAGAAAACAGTGCAGCCACATCTTCTGAAGCGCTAACCTTTTTGCCGTCTATCGCTACAATCAAGTCACCGCTTTGTATACCGGCCTTGGCGGCAGGATTCATTGCCTTTCCGTCCACCTGCACATCCCGGGTACCCACCACCAGCACCCCGTCTGTATAGATTTTAATTCCGAAGGCACTGCCGCTGACCGCCACCTGCCGCGGCGCCGTTTTTTGCAGCGCCACAGTCTTTACCGGCACCGCGTTCAACAGGCGCACCTCTTTTTGCGTCCCGGAGACGGCCGTCTCCTGCCGGGCGTCCACCACTCCGGTACGCCCGCCGCTGACGGTAAACAAGCCGCCAAAGTAAGCTGCATCTCCGCCGCCGGTACGCACCGTGTCCGGCAAAGCCCAACAGCCAAAGCCAACCAAGCCGTAGATCACCGCAAGCACCACGGCCAATACTGCCGTAGCTGCACGCACACACTTTTTCATTTTATCACCCATTTTAGTATGCGATAAAAGTGCCAAAACTGCCGTGAAAAATAATGGCAGCAAATAAAAAAACACCGTCGGGCAAGCACGCACCGACGGTGTTTTTTACAATTTTGTAAGATAAAGTTAAATAGACACTTCCAAAGCGGTCTGATACAGCTCAGGGTCAATATGTTTTTCCATATTCAGAGCCTCAAAAATATCATAATCTACGATTTTGTCCTGATGAATGGCCACCACGCGATTGCCAATGCCCTTCATCAACAGGTTCTTTACCGCATAGTTGCCCATTTGGGTTGCCAACACACGGTCGCGAGCAGTGGGTGAACCGCCACGCTGCACATGACCCAGCACACAGGCACGAGACTCCACGCCGGTCTTAGCCTGGATCTCCTTGGCCAACTCGTTCACATTGATCCCAACACCCTCGGCCACAATGATCAAAAAGTGCTTTTTGTCCGTGCGCAGGGTGCGCTTCATCCGCTCAATTACATCCTTTTGAATATCAAATTCGATCTCCGGAATCAGAATTGCGGTAGCGCCTACGGCAATGCCGGCGTTCAGCGCCAAATAACCGGCACGACGCCCCATCACCTCAACCACCATGCAGCGGTCGTGGCTCTCGGCTGTATCGCGAATGCGATCCACCATCTCCATAATGGTGTTCATACAGGTATCATACCCAATGGTATAGTCACAGCAAGCAATATCGTTATCGATGGTGCCGGGCAGACCCACACAGGGAATACCTCTCTGGGACAGATCACGGGCCCCACGGAAAGAACCGTCGCCGCCGATGACCACTACGCCCTCAATGCCGTTCTCACGGCAAACGCGGATGGCCTTGCGCATACCCTCTTCCGTAGCGAACTCCACGCTGCGGGCAGAATAGAGCTTGGTGCCGCCCCGATGAATAATATCCGAAACAGAACGCAGATCCATCTCCACAAAATCGCCGTTGATCAAACCGTTATAGCCACGAACCACGCCTAACACGCGAATCCCGTTTTCACAAGCGGTACGCACCACAGCGCGCACAGCGGCATTCATGCCGGGAGAGTCGCCACCACTGGTCAAAACTGCTATTGTCTTCATGCCTTTCAGCCTCCACATCAAATTACATTCAAACCACATTGTACTAATTTGGCAGAAAAAAGTCAAGATGCCCTTTCCAATTCTAGGCAAAAGCGGTAAAACTTCGTCATAATAGCAAAATTTTTGTCTGCTATCACTGTGCAATATAGACAACATTATCATGCCCTAAAATGCGTTTCAATTCTGCCAGCATGGTAGGATTGACCGACACAAAGTCCTGCTGCGGGGCACGCACATAGCGTCCGGTGTCCTTATAGTAGTACCACAGCGGCTCCGGTCCGTCAAAAATGGAAGTCACCACCTGCGCTTTGTGTAGCCTGGGGTCTGTTTGGCTGTCTAACCGCAAAAACAGTCCCCGGTGCTTGTGGCGCTTCTCCTCTGCCGGGAGTACCGCCGCGTGTGCCGTCAACGGCAGTGTTTGCGCCGTAGGTGGTCCGTCAATGGTGTTCGCCAAAATCTTGGCGTCCTTTTCCTCCTCCAGAGACAGAGCGCCGGTCACGGTGATCACCTTGCCCTCGGCAATGAAACGGGCATACCGGGTGAGCACCTTGGGAAACACCAGCACCTCCATACTGCCCAGCGAGTCGCTGAGCTGTACGAAAGCCATACTCTCCCCGGCGCGGGTCTTTTTCATAGTAATACCGGTTACACTGCCGCATAAGGTCACCGTTTGGCCGTCCTTGTAGGGGCCGTCCGGTGCCAGCAGCTGTGCTGTGCGGGGATAGCCCAAATGGTCCAGAACCCGATCGTATTTATCCATGGGGTGGCCGGACAGGAACAGACCGGTCATTTCCTTTTCCATCTTCAGGCACTCATTCTTTGGGAACTCCTCCACCTGGGGCAAATCGAATTCAAAGCCAAAATCCTGCCCGCCGGACAACTCAAAGAAACCCACCTGCCCGTAACGCAAACTGTTTTTATATTCGTCCAAATTACTGACGATGGCCGGCAGCGCCTGAAGCATCTGGCGACGGTTCGCCCCCAAGTGATCCAGCGCACCGCAGCGGATCAAACTTTCTACCGCGCGGCGGTTAAAATGCTTGTCGCATAGCCTGCGGCAAAAATCAAAAATGCTCTCGAAGGCGCCGTTTTCCCGCTCGGAGATAATATCGTTGATAAACTCTTTGCCCAAATTTTTAATGCCTAAAAGGCCATAGTGAATCACTTTGCCCTCTGCGGTAAAGCCCTTCATAGAGGTGTTCACATCCGGCGGCGCCAGCTGCAAGCCCATACGCTTGCACTCGGCAATATAGGACGCCACCTTGTTGCTGCGATCCAGCACAGAGGTAAGCAGCGCTGCCATAAACTGCGCCGGGGCGTGCACCTTCAAATACGCAGTGCGATAAGCCACCAAGGCATAGCAGGCGGCATGGGATTTATTAAAGGCATAGCTGGCAAATCCCGCCATATCGTCAAAGATGGCGTTAGCTGCCGCCTCCTCCACACCGTTTGCCACAGCGCCGGTGACAAAGTGGGTGCGCTCCCGCTCCATCACATCGTGCTTTTTCTTGCTCATGGCACGGCGCACCACATCCGCCTGGCCGTAGCTATACCCTGCCAGTGCCCGAAAGATCTGCATGACTTGCTCTTGGTAGACGATAAAGCCGTAAGTATTCTCCAAGATCGGCTTTAACAGCGGGGTTTTGTACCGCACCTTGGAGGGATCGTTGGCGCAGGCCACATAGCCGTCAATCTGGTCCGCGGGACCGGGTCGGTACAGCGAAGTGGCAGCGATCAGGTGTTCCAAGCAAGTGGGGCGCAGCTTTTGCAGCATTTCTTTCATGCCGGCGGACTCAAACTGAAAAATCCCCTCCGTCTTGCCGGCGGCAAACAGCTTGTACACCGCCGGATCGTTAATATCAATCGTATTGATGTCTATATCTGCCGCCCGGGCTGCATCGTGGATCACCGTTAAGGTGCGCAGACCCAGGAAGTCCATTTTCAGCAGACCCAGTTCTTCCAGAGTGGTCATAATATACTGGGTTACCACCACATTATCATTGGTGGCCAAAGGCACATAACTGGCCACCGGGTCCCGGGTGATCACCACACCGGCGGCGTGGGTAGAGGCATTGCGGGGCATACCCTCGATTTGGCGGGCAGTATCCAACAGCTCCTGCACCTTGGGGTCCTCTGCCATCAGCTTGCGTAAAGGCGCTGATTTTTTAATAGCTTGATCCAGGCTGATATGCAGGTCCCGAGGCACCAGCTTTGCCACCGCATCCACAGCAGCATAAGGCATACCCATCACCCGACCCACATCGCGAATGGCCGCACGGGCCGCCAGGGTGCCGAAGGTGACGATCTGTGCCACATGGTCCGCGCCGTATTTGCGGGTCACATAGTCGATCACCTCTTGCCGCCGTTCATAGCAAAAGTCAATATCAAAGTCCGGCATAGACACCCGCTCCGGGTTCAAAAACCGCTCAAACAGCAGGTCGTACTTCATGGGGTCAATATCTGTAATGCCGATACAATAGGCGGCAATGGACCCGGCGCCGGAGCCACGCCCCGGTCCCACCGGTATGCCCTGATCCTTGGCGTACTGCACAAAATCCACCACGATCAGGTAATAGTCCGTGTAACCCATCTTCTGTATGGTGTTCAGCTCATACTCCAGCCGTTCTGCATAGGCCTTGGGCGGGTGTTGGCCGTAGCGGCGCACCATACCCTCCCGGCACAGCTTTTGGAAATAAGCGTAGTGATCCATACCGCCGGGGGTCTCATAATACGGCAGCTTGGTGTTACCAAATTCAAAATCAAAGTTGCAGCGCCGGGCGATCTTCTCCGTATTCTCCAGCGCCTGGGGCACGGCAGCAAAGGTCTCTGCCATCTCCTCCTCACTTTTAAGGTAGAACTGATCCGAGTGGAACTCCAGCCCGGTGTCCTCCCCCAGCACATGGTTGGTGGCAATGCAGATCAGCACCTGCTGAATTTTGGCATCCTCCCGGCGCACATAGTGCACATCGTTGGTGGCTACCAAGGGAATACCGGTTTCCCGGCTCAGGCGCAGCAGTCCGGCGTTTACCGTCTGCTGTTCCGGAATACCGTGATCTTGCAATTCCAAATAGTAATGTTCCGAACCAAACAGGTCGCTGTACCACAGGGCGGTCTCCTTCGCCTTGTCATAATCCCGCTCCAACAGTGCCTGGGGAATTTCCCCGGCCAGGCAGGCAGACAAGCAAATCAGGCCTTGATGGTGCTTTTGCAGCAGATCTCGGTCAATGCGCGGCTTAAAATAAAAGCCCTCCGTATAGCCCTTAGACACCATAGCGATCAGGTTTTTATAACCCTCTTCGTTCTCACACAGCAGAACCAGGTGATTATAAGCCTTATCCTGTACCCGCTCCCGATCGTACCGGGTGCGGGGCGCCACATACACTTCGCAGCCGATAATGGGGCGTACCCCCTGCCGCTTGCATGCCTTATAAAAATCAACAGCCCCATACATATTACCGTGATCCGTAATCGCAAGGGACTGCATTCCAAGCGCCTTTGCACGGCTCACCAAATCGTCCAGACGGCAAGCGCCGTCCAGCAGACTAAACTCCGTATGCACATGCAAATGCGTAAACATCATTCAATTTCCTTTTTCTTTGCGTAGTAAATTACACGTTCTCGTCCAAAGCCGCAGCAATATCTACAATGCGCCGCAGCCGGTGATTGACCCCGCTGCGAGACAAAGCGCTCATCTCTGCCAGTTCGCTTAAAGAGCTGTCCGGGTTTTCCTCGCGCAGGATCGCCATGGCGTGCAAATCCTCGCTGAGATACTCCAGCCCACGCAGGCGCCGAATTTTCTCAATGGCGTCCAGCTGCACCCGTACCGCTTGGACCATACGTTCAATATTGGCAGTCTCACAGTTGGCCTTACGATTGGCGGAATTGCGAATGTCTTTGACAATCTTTACATTCATCATCTCAAACATTGCGCCGGAAGCGCCCATCAGGTACAGGCAGTCCTCAATGGCCTCGCTGCCCTTAAAGTACAAGATATGGTATCCCTTACGGTTCGTTAGGCCGGGCTTTAATTCCTTTTCCTCTAACATGGTCACAAAGCTGGCAGCCAAATTCTGATACGGCACGGTAAATTCCAAATGGTAGTCACTCTTAGGACTGGACACCGTGCCACAGGATAAAAATGCCCCGGCGATAAACGCATTCTGACAATTCTCACAGTCAAAGTTGGCGTAATTCACCCGCAGGCTGCCGGCACCCTGGTGGGCAAAGGTCTTCAGTATCTTGGCACAGTCACTGCCGTCCGTTACGCTGACGGTAAAACTGCGTCGCCCGGGAGACGGCACCACCGCCGCCTCTACCCGGCAAATTTCCGCCAGCAGTACACTATATTTCTCTGCAATGCGGGGGTTCTCCGTTTGCAGCGCCACCTGGCGGGAGGAAAAACTTTTGCCGAAAAGGCACATTCCGTAAAGGAATGCTTTTCGGCAGCAGGGTTCTGTATATTGGGCGTCAATCAGTTCGCCCTTCACGGTTTGAGAAAAGGACATTTGCGTCAACCTCGGTTAATATCCCGATGATGGACGGTCACATTGTCCCACCGTGATTCAAAATGATCTTTCAGCGCCTCGGCAATCGCCACGCTGCGATGATTGCCGCCGGTGCAGCCAATGGCAAAGACGATCTGGCTCTTGCCCTCTCGGATATACAGCGGGTTCAGGAAATCCAAAAGGCCGATGAGCTTTTGCAACAGCTCCTCCGACTCTTTAAAGGAGAACACATAGTCCTTCACTTCCTTATCGAGACCGGTTTTGCTGCGCAGCGCCTCTACCCAGTAGGGGTTTGGCAGGCAGCGCACATCAATGACAAAATCCGCTTCACTGGGAATACCGTGCTTAAATCCAAAGGACATCACATGAATGTTCATCATATCCTTATCGCTGCCCAGAAGGATCTGGGCCAAGCGCGTACGCAGCTGATTGGGCGCTGCGTCCGATGTGTCAATCACATGATCCGCCCGCAGCCGCAGGGGCGCCAAAATCTCTTTTTCATAAGCCAGTGCAGCGGCAATATCCCCGTTAAAGCGATCTGCATAGGGGTGCTTGCGGCGGGTAAGCTTGTAACGCTTCAAAGCCACCGGGGTCTTAATATCCAAATAAACAATCTTCACATCATAGCCGTAATTGGACTTGGCGTCGTTCACGCTCTTAATGAAGTCCTCAAACACTTCACTGGAGCGCACATCCACCACAATGGCTACTTTACGATACTCCTCCCGATTGGCAATCAAGCCGATAAAGGTGGGTAGCAGCACCGGAGGCATATTATCAATGCAGTAGTAGCCCACATCTTCCAAAAAGCCCATTGCGCTGGATTTACCGGCACCACTGACGCCGGTTATAATGATCAGTTCCTTGTTTGCAAATTCCATTAACTTTTACTTACTCCGTTACTCGTATTTCCATTTCCAGCTCTACACCGGTCTCCGCCAGCACCTTTTCTCTGCACTGCCGGCAAAGGGCCAGCACATCGGCACAGGTGGCACCGCCTGTATTAATCACAAAGCCGGCGTGCTTCTCGCTGACCCGGGCACCACCCACACTTGTACCTCGCAGACCGCATTGGTCAATGAGCGCACCGGCAAAGTGGCCGGGCGGGCGTTTAAAAGTAGAGCCTGCACTGGGGTATTCGATAGGCTGCTTTTCCCTTCTGCGGCCGATCAGATCGTCCATCTTGGCTTTGATCTCCGCCGGATCGCCAGGCTGCAAGCGCAGCTCCAACCCGGTAATAATGCAGCCGTTGCCATAATACGCGCTGTGGCGATAGGACAGGTGCAGGTCCTCCCCTGCCAGCTGACCCGATTTGCCGTCTTGATCAATATGGGTGCAGCGCACCAGCACATCCTTCATCTCACCACCGTAGGCACCGGCGTTCATAAAGGCCGCGCCTCCGCAGGAGCCGGGAATGCCGTAGGCAAATTCCAGCCCCGTCAGGCTGTGCTCCAGCGCTGTGCGACACACCTTCATCAGCGACGCACCGGCCTGGGCAAAAATGGTATTGCCCTTTACCGTTACGGCAGAAAAGTGCTTATCCATCACCAGCACCGCCGCGTCAATGCCCTTGTCTGCCACCAGCAAATTAGAGCCGTTGCCAATGGTCAAGAGTCGCACGCCGTTTGCCCGGGCACACTGCACCAGCGCCGTGATCTGTTCTTCCGTCTCCGGGAACAGCAGCACCCGCGCCGGGCCGCCGATCTTAAAGGTGGTGTGCAGGCGCATAGGTTCGTTTTCCAAATAATCACAGCCCATTTCTCGGGCTGCCGCAAGGAGTTCTCTCACGCCATCACCCTGCATTATTTCACCTGGTACAGCAGCGCCGCGCCGATGATACCGGCGTTATTGCCCAGCTGTGCCTTTACAATCTGGGTTTGAATTTTGCTGTGAATGCTGTAACGCTCTGCCTGCACATAGCGGCGCAGGGGCTCCATTAAAGTATCGCCCTCGTTGCAGATACCGCCGCCGATGCAGATGATCTCAGGCTGCAAGGCGTTGACCAAATTGATCAGCCCGCAAGACACATACTTGATATAGTTATTCACCACTTCAATACCGGCAATATCGCCAAGGCGCATGGCGTCAAACGCAGTCTTGCCATTGACACCGCCCTCTTCCTCAGCCAGGCGGTGCATAATGGAGTCCGGGTAATCGTCCATAGCACGCTTGGTCTGGCGGATCAGCGCCGTGGCGGAAGCATAAGCCTCCCAGCAGCCCTTACGACCGCAGGAGCACTGCTCGCCGTCTACCATAATCACCATGTGGCCGCACTCGCCACCGGCGCAGTTGACACCGTTGACGATCTTGCCGTCCAAAATGATGCCGCTGCCTACGCCGGTGCCCAGGGTCACAGCCACAAAATTCTTAGACCCGTTGCCGCAACCGGCAAACGCCTCACCCAGTGCGGCGCAGTTGGCGTCATTCTCTACAAATACATTGTCGACCCCCAGGCGCTCCCGAAGCATTTCCCGGGCAGGCACATTGTTAAAGGCCAGGTTGTTGGCAAACTCAATCACGCCGTCTGCATTGCAGGTACCGGGAGAGCCCATACCTACGGCCACCAGGTCACTCATGGTGAGCTTGGCCTCCCGCACGGCCTCGCGGCACACCTTCTCCACATCGTCAAAAATGGCGTTGGCAGGGCGCGGCGCATTCGTCTTGGTTTTTGCAGTAGAGATAATATTATATTGATCGTCCACCACGGAGGCAACAATATTCGTGCCCCCCAAGTCAATTCCTAAGCTGTACATATCTTTTATCCTCCGTTATGAATTCTTCCAAATCTCCAGTTCTTTATCCTCCGGCTCGATCTCTTCCATCCCAAGACCGGCCATCAACTCTTTGGCAGCGTTATAGCCCATTTTCTTTTGGCGGTTGTTCATGGCCGCCGTTTCTACGATCACCGCCAGGTTCCGCCCGGGGGTGATGGGTACGGTAATCACCGGCACCTGAATATCCAAAATACGGGTGTACTCATTGTCCAGTCCCAGCCGATCATACGCCTTGGTGGAATCCCAAGCCTCCAGCTGAATGACCATATCAATTTTCTCCGTATTCTTAACAGCACCCATACCGAAGATCCGACGCGCATTGATAATGCCAATGCCTCGCAGCTCCACAAAGTGGCGAATGTTGCTGGGAGACGCGCCTATCAACGTTTTGTCGCTGACCTTGCGAATTTCCACCGCGTCATCGGCGATCAGTCGGTGCCCGCGCTTGATCAACTCTACGGCCGCCTCGCTTTTACCCGCGCCGCTCTCACCGGTAATGAGTACACCTTCGCCGTACACCTCCACCAGCACGCCGTGGCGTGTGATCCGAGGGGCCAGTTCTGCATTCAAATAAGCGATTAAAGTTGCCAGGAAGGGCGAGGTCTCTTCTTGGGTGCGCAACAGCGGCACCTGGTGCGCCTTACACTCCTCAACGAAATAATCCGGAATGTCCAGCCCTCGAGTCACCACAGCCGCAGCCGGGTGCAGTGCCAACCAATATTGGAGTGCCCGGCGCCGTTTTTCCGGCTCCATATTCAGCAAAAAGCCAAACTCCGTCCACCCTAAGATCTGAACCCGATCGGCATCGAAATAATCCGTATAGCCGGTCATCACGATCCCCGGCCGGTTGACCTCATTGGTGGTAATCA comes from Oscillospiraceae bacterium and encodes:
- a CDS encoding glycoside hydrolase, with protein sequence MAKKQLIFCGSSETFLDKALTADSNADNGGNAFRIPSLVNADGTLIAAIDRASCGADWGYIELAVRRSEDGGKTWSPIETIAAPPARETKISADCYASAFYIDPCMAVAPNGDVILLADFWPECKGLHNQHLLDKHKVPYAQLNGRMRPLIYDRDGNFYYIEESGAVLDSQKQPTPYRLGSGFGDLYKGDEYVGNIYLNGAVGKNEAGAVTTFGAPLKAPKRCYVFMLRSNDRGKTWSDPVDITNMVLHETDGTFLGVAPGAGITTTDGRIIMPLYVDRKSTVSIYSVDNGDTWHRMTSQPYAENTDEWQMVEAPDGSIVGFGRQKRFGKTPMSISANKGKSWSKCGKTGLYAPKCQKSVIAVGDTVFCSHPSGHTRENGMLSVGKLRRKKGGYTHVDWVRHVPINQGFFAYSCLAQIDAHTLGVLYEDRPSSHIQFQTFELAELTG
- the spo0A gene encoding sporulation transcription factor Spo0A, producing the protein MKEMIRVLIADDSAAFGKACQKELKAGGFDCVLTQKDGNRVISLLDTQHFDVVVMDVFMSGADAMEVLEHMEPMAEKPLVLLLSSMDTPEFEEQMIRAGADYMLIKPVRPQSVAHRISRLSQWKAKSKNPRSADVQGADLDLIISDIMRQIGVPAHIKGYQYLRSAIKLSVEDPEMMSSVTKLLYPTVAKMHGTTASRVERAIRHAIEVAWDRGDVDVLSSYFGYTIQSQRGKPTNSEFIAMIADKLKLTFKSA
- the spoIVB gene encoding SpoIVB peptidase, yielding MKKCVRAATAVLAVVLAVIYGLVGFGCWALPDTVRTGGGDAAYFGGLFTVSGGRTGVVDARQETAVSGTQKEVRLLNAVPVKTVALQKTAPRQVAVSGSAFGIKIYTDGVLVVGTRDVQVDGKAMNPAAKAGIQSGDLIVAIDGKKVSASEDVAALFSRSGGAVSVQVKRDGKYKTFSLTPVYSKADGCWKAGVWVRDSTAGIGTVTYYDPQTGVMAALGHPITDVDTGEIMPILRGEAVAAKVTKIYKSKAGSTGSICCDFLQQPLGALTENDNAGVFGRYSCSLKGMRTYPVATAQQVENGDCQVLTTVDGDNTPRLYKAKIIHISYRGGSGEKNMIVRVTDPALLAKTGGIVQGMSGSPILQNGRLVGALTHVIVDSPRRGYAIFAESMLAASDAVAKGTR
- the pfkA gene encoding 6-phosphofructokinase yields the protein MKTIAVLTSGGDSPGMNAAVRAVVRTACENGIRVLGVVRGYNGLINGDFVEMDLRSVSDIIHRGGTKLYSARSVEFATEEGMRKAIRVCRENGIEGVVVIGGDGSFRGARDLSQRGIPCVGLPGTIDNDIACCDYTIGYDTCMNTIMEMVDRIRDTAESHDRCMVVEVMGRRAGYLALNAGIAVGATAILIPEIEFDIQKDVIERMKRTLRTDKKHFLIIVAEGVGINVNELAKEIQAKTGVESRACVLGHVQRGGSPTARDRVLATQMGNYAVKNLLMKGIGNRVVAIHQDKIVDYDIFEALNMEKHIDPELYQTALEVSI
- a CDS encoding DNA polymerase III subunit alpha; this translates as MMFTHLHVHTEFSLLDGACRLDDLVSRAKALGMQSLAITDHGNMYGAVDFYKACKRQGVRPIIGCEVYVAPRTRYDRERVQDKAYNHLVLLCENEEGYKNLIAMVSKGYTEGFYFKPRIDRDLLQKHHQGLICLSACLAGEIPQALLERDYDKAKETALWYSDLFGSEHYYLELQDHGIPEQQTVNAGLLRLSRETGIPLVATNDVHYVRREDAKIQQVLICIATNHVLGEDTGLEFHSDQFYLKSEEEMAETFAAVPQALENTEKIARRCNFDFEFGNTKLPYYETPGGMDHYAYFQKLCREGMVRRYGQHPPKAYAERLEYELNTIQKMGYTDYYLIVVDFVQYAKDQGIPVGPGRGSGAGSIAAYCIGITDIDPMKYDLLFERFLNPERVSMPDFDIDFCYERRQEVIDYVTRKYGADHVAQIVTFGTLAARAAIRDVGRVMGMPYAAVDAVAKLVPRDLHISLDQAIKKSAPLRKLMAEDPKVQELLDTARQIEGMPRNASTHAAGVVITRDPVASYVPLATNDNVVVTQYIMTTLEELGLLKMDFLGLRTLTVIHDAARAADIDINTIDINDPAVYKLFAAGKTEGIFQFESAGMKEMLQKLRPTCLEHLIAATSLYRPGPADQIDGYVACANDPSKVRYKTPLLKPILENTYGFIVYQEQVMQIFRALAGYSYGQADVVRRAMSKKKHDVMERERTHFVTGAVANGVEEAAANAIFDDMAGFASYAFNKSHAACYALVAYRTAYLKVHAPAQFMAALLTSVLDRSNKVASYIAECKRMGLQLAPPDVNTSMKGFTAEGKVIHYGLLGIKNLGKEFINDIISERENGAFESIFDFCRRLCDKHFNRRAVESLIRCGALDHLGANRRQMLQALPAIVSNLDEYKNSLRYGQVGFFELSGGQDFGFEFDLPQVEEFPKNECLKMEKEMTGLFLSGHPMDKYDRVLDHLGYPRTAQLLAPDGPYKDGQTVTLCGSVTGITMKKTRAGESMAFVQLSDSLGSMEVLVFPKVLTRYARFIAEGKVITVTGALSLEEEKDAKILANTIDGPPTAQTLPLTAHAAVLPAEEKRHKHRGLFLRLDSQTDPRLHKAQVVTSIFDGPEPLWYYYKDTGRYVRAPQQDFVSVNPTMLAELKRILGHDNVVYIAQ
- the whiA gene encoding DNA-binding protein WhiA; its protein translation is MSFSQTVKGELIDAQYTEPCCRKAFLYGMCLFGKSFSSRQVALQTENPRIAEKYSVLLAEICRVEAAVVPSPGRRSFTVSVTDGSDCAKILKTFAHQGAGSLRVNYANFDCENCQNAFIAGAFLSCGTVSSPKSDYHLEFTVPYQNLAASFVTMLEEKELKPGLTNRKGYHILYFKGSEAIEDCLYLMGASGAMFEMMNVKIVKDIRNSANRKANCETANIERMVQAVRVQLDAIEKIRRLRGLEYLSEDLHAMAILREENPDSSLSELAEMSALSRSGVNHRLRRIVDIAAALDENV
- the rapZ gene encoding RNase adapter RapZ is translated as MEFANKELIIITGVSGAGKSSAMGFLEDVGYYCIDNMPPVLLPTFIGLIANREEYRKVAIVVDVRSSEVFEDFIKSVNDAKSNYGYDVKIVYLDIKTPVALKRYKLTRRKHPYADRFNGDIAAALAYEKEILAPLRLRADHVIDTSDAAPNQLRTRLAQILLGSDKDMMNIHVMSFGFKHGIPSEADFVIDVRCLPNPYWVEALRSKTGLDKEVKDYVFSFKESEELLQKLIGLLDFLNPLYIREGKSQIVFAIGCTGGNHRSVAIAEALKDHFESRWDNVTVHHRDINRG